Proteins encoded within one genomic window of Brenneria nigrifluens DSM 30175 = ATCC 13028:
- a CDS encoding helix-turn-helix domain-containing protein, with translation MILTYTDCFLGDVVKLLEMLTSLNSSRPGLSAEKIEYVTHIYSLYGGSVSSPATALMNMETQAMQISRPLDIDMLIIAHGSLEAISPPPDSTVNWLRTICSQSRCVVALGAGIFLLAATGLLHQRTVTTYSSLVSRLIAGYPTLRVKKSADFQRDGKFYTTSERINIKEMAQLLLLSDRGENGNDSRRVESSVSTDLCPLNSVFTRPQSIAYRVTFWWLTHIDQDLNMAQSADFLAMSERSFRRHFKLQTGYSPSVFLLLLRLELCRQALIDSDLPIDKIARRCGLLDGQQLARIFRRFIGTSPHQYRETNRQENLAALHPAYGDLFNARALPEWLSRFLTRVSPEKKQSILIYLQR, from the coding sequence ATGATCCTGACTTATACCGACTGCTTTCTCGGGGACGTGGTGAAATTATTAGAGATGCTGACGTCGCTTAATTCCAGTCGGCCAGGTTTATCCGCGGAAAAAATAGAGTACGTCACTCATATTTATTCTTTATATGGCGGTTCAGTCTCTTCTCCTGCAACCGCCCTGATGAATATGGAAACTCAGGCAATGCAGATCTCCCGCCCGTTAGATATTGATATGCTTATTATTGCGCACGGTTCTCTAGAGGCAATATCCCCCCCGCCGGACTCCACTGTTAATTGGTTACGTACTATCTGTTCCCAGTCACGCTGCGTCGTCGCTCTCGGCGCCGGTATTTTCTTGCTGGCCGCCACCGGGTTGCTGCATCAACGAACCGTCACGACCTATTCATCTCTGGTAAGCAGGCTGATAGCCGGCTATCCGACCCTACGGGTGAAAAAGAGCGCCGATTTTCAAAGAGACGGCAAATTCTATACCACCAGCGAACGTATCAATATAAAAGAAATGGCACAGCTTTTATTACTTTCCGATCGCGGAGAAAACGGCAACGATAGCCGGCGGGTGGAATCCTCGGTATCCACGGACTTATGCCCGTTAAATTCCGTTTTCACCCGCCCGCAATCCATCGCCTATCGCGTCACTTTCTGGTGGCTAACCCATATTGACCAGGATTTAAATATGGCCCAATCCGCCGATTTTTTAGCGATGAGCGAACGCAGCTTTCGGCGTCATTTCAAACTACAGACGGGCTATTCACCCTCGGTATTTTTATTATTATTACGCCTTGAACTCTGCCGGCAGGCGTTGATTGACAGTGACTTGCCAATTGATAAAATCGCCCGCCGCTGCGGATTACTGGACGGGCAACAATTAGCCAGAATATTCAGGAGATTTATCGGTACTTCTCCGCATCAATATCGGGAGACAAACCGGCAAGAAAATTTAGCCGCACTCCATCCCGCGTATGGCGATTTATTTAATGCGCGCGCCTTGCCGGAATGGCTATCCCGTTTTTTAACCAGGGTAAGTCCGGAAAAAAAACAGTCTATCCTGATATATTTACAACGCTAG
- a CDS encoding TetR/AcrR family transcriptional regulator has product MSAASVANKDGRRARGDARRRKLIAATLTVVEREGVSGVTHRSVAKEAGVAASSAIYYFATIDDLLLAALTAAAAEYAAQLEALIESGGDEIDGIAEMISDASGAGRRRALAEHELTLQAARRPALRPIARHWRDLVARAAGKHTRDPLTIQSVVVAADGICARALLEDEPISAAEVNRLLRHILHGASCGND; this is encoded by the coding sequence GTGAGCGCCGCGTCTGTCGCCAATAAAGACGGTCGCCGGGCCAGGGGGGATGCCCGGCGCCGGAAATTGATCGCCGCCACGCTGACCGTCGTGGAACGTGAAGGCGTTTCCGGCGTGACGCACCGCAGCGTTGCCAAAGAGGCGGGCGTTGCCGCCAGTTCGGCGATCTACTACTTCGCGACCATCGACGATCTGCTGCTCGCCGCGCTGACGGCGGCGGCGGCGGAATATGCCGCGCAGCTGGAAGCGCTTATCGAAAGCGGCGGCGATGAGATTGACGGCATCGCCGAGATGATTTCAGACGCCAGCGGAGCAGGGCGCCGCCGGGCGCTGGCGGAGCACGAACTGACCCTACAGGCCGCGAGACGCCCCGCATTACGACCCATCGCCAGGCACTGGCGCGATCTGGTCGCCCGCGCCGCCGGCAAGCATACCCGGGATCCCTTGACGATTCAGAGCGTGGTGGTGGCGGCAGACGGTATCTGTGCCAGAGCACTGCTGGAAGACGAACCGATCTCGGCCGCCGAGGTCAACCGGCTTCTGCGGCATATTCTCCACGGCGCCTCTTGCGGCAACGATTAG
- a CDS encoding NTP/NDP exchange transporter, translated as MMLSSMVISEESGEFLRALPQGRQHSYDFNLRHTFAEHPAIGSRAGDCRLPDAIFTVCLLFSMRPIRETMGVVGGVDNLQWLFTATFVATLAVSPLFGWLVSRVKRRNITRWAFGFFGLNILGFATAVYLHGEAVWLARLFFVWLSVFNLMTISLAWSVLVDVFDFAQAKRLFAMMAAGASLGGLVGPLIGILFVIHIGNAGLLVIAAMMLILTGLCADYLQARHVRSGNENHPLPDASVEMKLGGNPFEGAAHVFTSPLLLGIAIFVVLLASVSTFLYFEQARFVAEHFTGRAEQTRFFSSVDAVVQFLTLLIQIFLTGRIASTLGIRALLLTVPILMTAGFLMLSFSTMLGMYVVVMVIRRVGEYALVRPGREMLYTSVPTADKYKAKNFIDTVVYRGADAVSGWMKAASDLLLTPQMGAVAGAGIACAWVFSGVYTLRQHRHAERKAPPA; from the coding sequence ATGATGCTGTCATCTATGGTAATCTCCGAGGAGTCAGGCGAGTTTCTTCGCGCTCTGCCACAAGGGAGACAACACAGCTATGACTTTAACCTTCGCCACACGTTTGCTGAACATCCAGCGATCGGAAGCCGCGCCGGTGATTGCCGGCTTCCTGATGCAATTTTCACTGTTTGTCTGCTCTTTTCCATGCGTCCCATTCGCGAAACCATGGGCGTGGTCGGCGGGGTCGACAATCTCCAATGGCTGTTCACCGCAACCTTCGTGGCCACGCTGGCGGTTTCGCCGTTGTTCGGATGGCTGGTATCCCGGGTAAAAAGGCGCAACATTACTCGATGGGCGTTCGGATTCTTCGGCCTGAACATTCTGGGCTTCGCAACCGCGGTTTACCTGCATGGCGAGGCGGTCTGGCTCGCTCGTCTCTTCTTCGTCTGGCTTTCCGTCTTCAATCTGATGACGATATCTCTCGCCTGGAGCGTGCTGGTCGATGTGTTCGATTTCGCGCAGGCTAAACGCCTCTTCGCTATGATGGCTGCCGGGGCCAGCCTCGGCGGCTTGGTCGGGCCGCTTATCGGGATTCTGTTCGTCATCCATATCGGCAATGCGGGATTGCTGGTGATTGCCGCGATGATGCTCATCTTGACGGGCCTGTGCGCCGACTATCTTCAGGCACGCCATGTTCGCTCAGGTAACGAAAACCATCCCCTGCCCGACGCTTCGGTGGAAATGAAGCTCGGCGGCAATCCTTTCGAGGGCGCGGCACATGTCTTCACGTCGCCCCTTCTTCTCGGTATCGCTATCTTCGTCGTACTTCTCGCGAGCGTTAGTACCTTTCTCTATTTCGAGCAGGCGCGTTTTGTCGCGGAGCATTTCACCGGCCGCGCCGAGCAGACCCGGTTCTTCTCAAGCGTCGATGCCGTCGTCCAGTTCCTGACGCTACTGATCCAGATCTTCCTGACCGGGCGCATCGCTTCAACCCTCGGCATCCGTGCCCTGCTGTTGACCGTACCCATCTTGATGACGGCGGGCTTCCTGATGCTGAGTTTCTCGACGATGCTGGGTATGTACGTCGTGGTCATGGTGATCCGCCGTGTCGGCGAATACGCGCTCGTCCGGCCCGGCCGTGAGATGCTTTACACATCGGTGCCGACGGCCGATAAATACAAGGCCAAAAATTTTATTGATACGGTTGTCTATCGCGGTGCGGACGCGGTCAGCGGATGGATGAAGGCCGCTTCCGATCTCCTGCTGACCCCGCAGATGGGAGCGGTCGCAGGAGCGGGGATCGCCTGCGCATGGGTGTTTTCGGGCGTTTACACGCTGCGCCAGCATCGGCATGCAGAGAGGAAAGCGCCTCCTGCCTGA
- a CDS encoding LysR family transcriptional regulator — protein MEFSQLRHFLAVARTLHFGKAAEELGMTQPHLSRAIARLEAELGISLFLRTSRKVQLTAAGEVFQSEALELMRGRQRAALLARAASTQGKQVLRIGFVSAALYYLLPAMLRELRTTHPGVRTELREASTQEQLNLLAGGDIDIGLGHPPVERAGRIVNEILFSDHFDALLPADHDLAHRSSVSFLQLAAYPFVLFPEEQGPVLYAAIRDQCRLAGHPLVTSQTATRLHSQCSLIAAGLGVGLAPVQSRSLQVEGTARVSIKPYPATLRLPLAVFRDERRRSSLHENCLRILRRLSRNHADDLAT, from the coding sequence ATGGAATTTAGTCAGCTCCGCCATTTTTTGGCCGTTGCCCGGACGCTGCATTTCGGCAAGGCCGCCGAAGAACTGGGAATGACCCAGCCACATCTAAGCCGGGCCATTGCGCGGTTGGAAGCAGAACTGGGCATATCGCTGTTCCTGCGTACCAGCCGCAAGGTACAACTTACTGCCGCTGGTGAAGTCTTTCAGTCCGAAGCACTGGAACTGATGCGCGGCCGGCAGCGAGCAGCTCTGCTCGCTCGTGCCGCCTCGACCCAGGGGAAACAGGTGCTACGCATCGGCTTTGTCTCCGCCGCTCTGTATTATTTGCTGCCGGCTATGCTGCGCGAACTACGCACCACGCACCCTGGCGTGCGCACGGAATTAAGAGAGGCGTCGACACAGGAGCAACTGAACTTACTTGCTGGTGGCGATATTGACATTGGGCTGGGCCATCCACCGGTCGAACGTGCAGGCCGCATCGTGAATGAAATACTCTTTAGTGACCATTTTGATGCTTTATTGCCAGCGGATCATGATTTAGCTCACCGGTCATCGGTATCCTTTTTGCAATTGGCTGCGTATCCCTTCGTGCTGTTCCCCGAAGAGCAAGGACCGGTACTGTACGCAGCAATACGAGATCAATGCCGATTGGCGGGCCATCCCCTGGTCACCAGCCAGACGGCAACGCGACTGCACAGTCAGTGCTCGCTTATCGCCGCGGGTCTGGGGGTGGGACTGGCGCCTGTACAGTCGCGCAGCCTGCAGGTGGAAGGAACGGCCCGCGTATCCATCAAGCCCTATCCGGCCACTTTACGACTCCCGTTGGCGGTCTTTCGGGATGAGCGCCGGCGTTCCAGCCTTCATGAGAATTGCCTTCGGATACTGAGACGGCTTTCGCGCAATCATGCTGATGACCTCGCCACATGA
- a CDS encoding alpha/beta hydrolase, translating into MKRVLTTACISLFLSFPVTAETVRHDFTITTEDGIRIFVRELRDTDATADRGPMLMVNGGRSGVLASWDVDAPGTSAAQEIAKAGHQVYLMDVRGFGRSEFPPEMHDTSEARNGPVAVRSNEAVRDIAAVVTEIRRRHPGDKRLTAIGWATGSQWLGHYASLYPERLSHLVYYNAAYGGPAGRWQLQQEFGDPQQPTELNRSRHGAYRFATVDNLVGRWRDEGIDAAFLARYVQLSMEGDVTANTREPPSFRFPSGPTADTLKLVNGRQIFDASFIRSHVLILRSEREFWSRPTDVTTLRSHLTNAASVEVVQIAGASHYVHLQPTADRQKFLNAILAFTAPLAKGAHP; encoded by the coding sequence ATGAAACGCGTACTAACCACGGCTTGCATAAGTCTTTTTCTGTCATTTCCCGTCACGGCGGAAACCGTCCGGCATGACTTTACCATCACCACTGAAGACGGCATCAGGATCTTCGTTCGTGAATTGCGTGACACTGACGCAACGGCCGATCGGGGCCCTATGCTGATGGTCAATGGCGGCCGTTCAGGCGTGCTGGCCAGTTGGGACGTTGATGCTCCCGGCACGTCGGCGGCACAAGAGATTGCCAAGGCAGGACATCAGGTGTACCTGATGGATGTCCGGGGCTTTGGCCGCTCGGAGTTCCCTCCAGAGATGCATGACACATCCGAGGCGCGGAACGGTCCCGTCGCCGTCCGGTCAAACGAAGCAGTGCGTGATATTGCAGCGGTAGTGACGGAGATCCGTCGTCGCCATCCTGGCGACAAGCGTCTGACCGCCATCGGCTGGGCGACCGGTTCCCAGTGGTTGGGCCACTATGCGTCGCTATATCCGGAACGGCTATCCCACCTGGTCTACTACAACGCGGCCTATGGCGGACCAGCGGGCAGGTGGCAGCTTCAACAGGAATTCGGCGATCCGCAGCAGCCAACGGAACTGAACCGTTCACGGCACGGGGCCTACCGGTTTGCAACGGTCGACAACTTGGTTGGCCGCTGGCGTGACGAAGGAATTGATGCGGCGTTCCTCGCTCGCTACGTGCAATTGTCGATGGAAGGTGATGTGACCGCCAACACACGCGAACCGCCCAGCTTCCGATTTCCGTCAGGCCCTACGGCCGACACGCTCAAGCTGGTCAACGGACGCCAAATCTTTGACGCGTCATTCATTCGCTCTCATGTACTGATACTACGCTCGGAGCGGGAGTTCTGGTCACGTCCGACTGATGTAACCACACTGCGGTCGCATCTGACGAATGCGGCGTCGGTAGAGGTAGTCCAGATCGCCGGCGCATCGCATTATGTTCACCTGCAACCCACGGCGGATCGTCAGAAGTTCCTTAACGCCATACTGGCCTTCACGGCACCGCTTGCGAAAGGGGCGCATCCATAA
- a CDS encoding fimbria/pilus outer membrane usher protein yields the protein MIGLAYTGLSGIAWAEDPVRQNLLLNVVVNGQQRAGVDDFVEDNGTLFVTAPQLTRLGLILPPSSASTGDELVDLATIRDWRYRLDSETQTLYLQVPNQNLVAQQLNAPQTPDSGAVAHSDNGAVFNYDTQITRYDGQLSDSTTGDLRLFGNYGVFETSAVRTHNPYLRRTVRLDSTYSISDVEKLRTYHVGDFINSGLPWTRPIRMAGMQMTTNFGLRPDLVTFPRPGITGEVAVPSSVDIYINGIHQLSSRVEPGPFEVSQLPVTSGGGEIAMVVKDASGRQTRQTLPFYTGASLLQKGLDSLAVETGMVRRRYATRSSDYTQSAAALSYRRGVTDGMTLSSHFEATEKLAMGGIGADLLLSRHGILSASLATSQFGSRQGNQYGLGFSHLLPAMNYGISILQADKNFYDIAAANDDTMPGSTLRASIGFPVPPGNGSFSLIYAKRMVNFYNDYYLTSERIATSTLSATYSASLPYDSYGYVTLLHDFDNHQGSGIFIGFAIPFGRRATVSANSSMSNGNHYQTVQARQSAVQRGDIGWKVANQSGSRARQNMALDYKSPWGLIGTEIERSKEGNALRASAQGAISTLGGHFFASNTIYDSFGVVETDGLPGITVLQQNRPLGKTDRNGVMFIEQLNAYENNHLSINPDDVPMDVSLRYTELNLTPGDRAGILAKFPVRRSNSATIRLIDANHQPLPLGSSAVLNENGVQQVVGYDGIVFFENLDPHNTLAVERNEQPACRVAFDYQPQANAIPEIGPLICLSGEKP from the coding sequence ATGATCGGCCTGGCCTACACAGGGTTAAGCGGCATTGCCTGGGCGGAAGACCCCGTCAGACAAAACCTGTTGCTTAACGTGGTGGTGAACGGCCAACAACGCGCCGGCGTTGATGATTTTGTCGAAGATAACGGAACGCTGTTCGTTACCGCGCCGCAGCTCACCCGGCTGGGACTGATCCTGCCGCCCTCTTCGGCCAGCACGGGCGATGAATTGGTCGACCTCGCCACCATCCGCGACTGGCGTTACCGGTTGGACAGTGAAACGCAAACGCTCTATCTGCAGGTTCCCAACCAGAATCTGGTCGCGCAGCAGCTAAACGCGCCGCAAACGCCGGACAGCGGCGCAGTTGCGCACAGTGATAATGGCGCGGTGTTCAATTACGACACCCAAATAACCCGCTATGACGGGCAGCTCAGCGATAGCACCACGGGCGATTTACGCTTGTTTGGCAATTACGGCGTGTTTGAAACCAGCGCCGTGCGCACACACAATCCTTACCTGCGCCGTACCGTGCGGCTAGACAGCACCTACAGTATTTCCGATGTGGAAAAACTGCGCACCTACCATGTCGGCGATTTTATCAATAGCGGGCTGCCCTGGACCCGGCCAATCCGCATGGCGGGTATGCAGATGACCACCAATTTCGGCCTGCGCCCGGATCTGGTGACCTTTCCCCGCCCCGGCATCACCGGCGAGGTCGCGGTGCCCTCATCGGTTGATATTTACATCAACGGCATCCATCAGTTGTCCAGCCGGGTAGAGCCGGGCCCCTTTGAAGTCAGCCAGTTACCGGTTACCAGCGGCGGCGGGGAGATCGCGATGGTGGTCAAGGACGCCAGCGGCCGGCAAACCCGACAGACGCTGCCTTTTTATACCGGCGCGTCGCTGCTGCAAAAAGGGCTGGACTCGCTGGCCGTGGAAACGGGGATGGTGCGCCGCCGCTACGCCACCCGCTCCAGCGATTATACCCAGAGCGCCGCCGCCCTGAGCTATCGTCGCGGCGTAACCGACGGGATGACGCTGTCCAGCCATTTCGAAGCCACCGAAAAGCTGGCCATGGGCGGGATCGGCGCCGATCTGTTGCTCAGCCGCCATGGCATACTCTCCGCCTCGTTGGCGACCAGCCAGTTCGGTAGCCGGCAGGGCAACCAATATGGGCTGGGGTTTTCCCATCTTCTGCCGGCCATGAACTACGGCATCAGCATTCTACAGGCGGATAAAAATTTCTATGATATCGCCGCCGCCAACGACGACACCATGCCGGGCAGCACGCTGCGCGCCAGCATCGGGTTTCCCGTGCCGCCGGGCAACGGTTCGTTCAGCCTGATCTACGCCAAGAGAATGGTCAATTTTTATAATGACTATTATTTAACCTCGGAACGCATCGCCACTTCGACCTTGTCGGCCACCTACTCGGCTTCGCTGCCTTATGATTCCTATGGCTATGTCACCCTGTTGCATGATTTCGACAATCATCAGGGAAGCGGTATTTTTATCGGTTTCGCCATCCCCTTCGGCCGCAGAGCCACGGTTAGCGCCAATAGCAGTATGAGCAACGGTAATCACTATCAGACCGTACAGGCGCGGCAATCCGCGGTACAGCGCGGCGATATCGGCTGGAAAGTCGCCAATCAGAGCGGAAGCCGCGCCCGGCAAAATATGGCGTTGGATTACAAATCTCCATGGGGATTGATTGGCACCGAGATCGAACGCAGCAAAGAAGGAAATGCGCTTCGCGCCAGCGCGCAAGGGGCGATTTCCACCCTTGGCGGTCATTTTTTCGCTTCGAATACCATTTATGACAGCTTCGGCGTGGTAGAGACCGATGGCTTACCCGGCATTACCGTATTGCAGCAAAACCGTCCTCTGGGCAAGACCGACCGCAACGGCGTGATGTTTATTGAGCAACTCAACGCCTATGAAAATAATCATCTGTCGATTAACCCTGACGACGTGCCGATGGACGTTTCGCTACGCTATACCGAACTCAACCTCACCCCCGGCGATCGCGCCGGCATCCTGGCCAAATTTCCCGTTCGCCGCAGCAACAGCGCCACCATCCGGCTGATTGACGCAAACCATCAGCCCTTGCCTCTGGGCAGTAGCGCCGTCCTGAACGAGAACGGCGTGCAACAGGTGGTCGGCTATGACGGGATTGTTTTCTTTGAAAATCTGGACCCGCATAACAC
- a CDS encoding Csu type fimbrial protein: MSNKLLIKTTLLSSLCLGGVIAAPALAATATTNMAVSATVVAACTISTTALAFPDYSGVAVDSTATLSVLCSNAAPYTVGLGAGTAVGATTALRALTGSVAGSTLNYGLYQEAAHTTNWGDTIDTDTVAGTGTGATQTLTVYGEIAANQLTSAVGTYSDTIAVTINY; encoded by the coding sequence ATGTCCAACAAACTATTAATTAAAACGACTCTGCTCTCTTCGTTGTGTCTCGGCGGTGTAATAGCCGCTCCAGCACTTGCCGCTACCGCAACCACCAATATGGCCGTCAGTGCGACCGTTGTCGCCGCCTGTACGATATCAACCACGGCTCTCGCCTTCCCCGATTATTCAGGCGTAGCGGTTGATTCCACCGCCACCTTGTCAGTACTTTGCTCCAACGCCGCGCCTTATACCGTAGGACTTGGCGCGGGTACGGCGGTCGGGGCCACCACTGCCCTGCGTGCCTTGACCGGCTCGGTTGCCGGGTCAACGCTGAACTACGGCCTGTATCAGGAAGCCGCGCATACCACCAACTGGGGCGATACCATTGATACGGATACCGTGGCAGGAACAGGCACCGGGGCGACACAAACGCTGACCGTGTATGGGGAAATCGCCGCTAATCAGCTTACCTCCGCCGTCGGAACCTACTCGGATACCATCGCCGTTACCATCAACTATTGA
- a CDS encoding DMT family transporter, translating into MTYLLLAAAIASEIVGALATRFSNGFTKPLPTLLAIVGVIGAYYLLSLVLNRGMAIGVAYAVWAALGVASVAFIGAFFLGDKLTWIQIVGIVLVVGGVLSLELGAKQ; encoded by the coding sequence ATGACTTACCTTCTTCTGGCCGCGGCGATAGCCTCGGAAATCGTGGGCGCGCTGGCGACCCGTTTTTCCAACGGTTTTACCAAGCCCCTGCCAACCTTGCTGGCGATAGTCGGCGTTATCGGAGCCTACTATCTGCTTTCCCTGGTGCTGAACCGCGGCATGGCCATCGGCGTGGCCTATGCCGTCTGGGCGGCCCTTGGCGTGGCTTCCGTGGCGTTTATCGGCGCGTTTTTCCTTGGCGATAAACTCACCTGGATACAAATAGTCGGCATCGTGCTGGTGGTTGGCGGCGTCCTATCGCTTGAACTGGGCGCCAAACAGTGA
- a CDS encoding fimbrial biogenesis chaperone gives MPRNRLIFRALILAGLCNIAPQAFAQALSIVPISQELSANKRAASFTLTNHGDKNTQIQIRSYAWTQTVNGDSYQSTARLAISPPFATIAPGKSQTIRLLLREPAGQTEEAYRVIFDQIPDNNKNKVELALRFTIPVFSKPPSATTADVQWRVEKRQDHALLIAVNHGLQHAVLTNISLNTDNNVKLRLKGPGLPYILAGSERHWRIDDRSQRLTPGMRLRLQNPGVTGHADRWLTVGSKD, from the coding sequence ATGCCCCGTAATAGATTAATATTCAGGGCGCTGATACTTGCAGGCCTGTGCAACATCGCGCCACAGGCCTTCGCGCAAGCGCTATCCATTGTTCCGATCAGCCAGGAGCTGTCAGCCAATAAACGGGCCGCCAGCTTTACCCTGACCAACCACGGCGATAAAAATACCCAAATCCAGATCCGCAGCTACGCCTGGACGCAAACGGTTAACGGCGACAGTTACCAAAGTACCGCCAGGCTGGCGATCAGCCCGCCTTTCGCCACCATAGCCCCGGGCAAATCCCAAACCATCCGCCTGTTATTGCGCGAACCCGCCGGCCAAACCGAAGAGGCATATCGGGTTATCTTTGACCAAATTCCGGACAACAATAAAAATAAGGTTGAACTGGCGCTGCGTTTTACCATCCCGGTATTTTCCAAACCCCCGTCCGCAACCACGGCGGATGTCCAGTGGCGGGTTGAAAAACGCCAGGATCATGCCTTATTGATCGCCGTTAATCATGGCCTGCAACATGCCGTATTGACCAATATCTCGCTCAACACCGACAACAACGTCAAGCTTCGACTCAAGGGGCCGGGGCTGCCTTATATTCTGGCGGGCAGCGAGCGTCACTGGCGGATAGACGATCGCTCACAGCGGTTAACTCCCGGCATGCGCCTGCGCCTGCAAAATCCCGGCGTTACGGGTCATGCCGATCGGTGGTTGACCGTGGGTAGCAAAGATTGA